A DNA window from Rossellomorea marisflavi contains the following coding sequences:
- a CDS encoding (Fe-S)-binding protein has protein sequence MSSTMDYTTSLAYDETFACVQCGYCLPSCPTYITMKKESHSPRGRINLVKMAAEGKISIDDLAGPMELCLGCRACEPACPTNVQYGKILESALSTVSAYRKEYETVKQKTIKKVLFHHVFPKRNVLGFIGSGLHWYQSWHLDDLVKKLNLTRVLPESMREMEAIMPEVLSGKRKEETTAVKEGETRFKVAFFTGCVMDTFFRKVNDLSMKLLTASGCEVHFIEEQTCCGALHQHSGERDKAKELAMANIEAFEQLDVDFVVNSIGGCGAAMVEYHHLFEPEDAWYDRAKQFALKSKDISTILHQVDLPFKEGAPLNVAYQPSCHLTNVQRVVDEPQELISKIPGVKFLPYPDMNMCCGSAGIYNLVHYEESMEILDMKMKNISSVHPDVILTSNPGCHLQMLLGVKREGLEGKVRVMHLVELLAESCNIQ, from the coding sequence ATGAGTAGCACAATGGATTACACCACGTCCCTTGCCTACGATGAAACCTTTGCCTGCGTCCAGTGCGGATACTGCCTTCCTTCCTGTCCTACATATATCACAATGAAGAAAGAATCCCATTCCCCGCGGGGTAGGATCAATTTGGTGAAGATGGCTGCTGAAGGGAAGATCTCGATTGACGATCTGGCTGGCCCCATGGAGCTCTGCCTGGGATGCAGGGCGTGCGAACCGGCATGTCCCACCAATGTCCAGTACGGAAAGATCCTGGAATCTGCCCTCAGCACGGTTTCTGCTTATCGAAAAGAATATGAAACGGTGAAGCAAAAGACGATAAAAAAGGTGTTATTCCACCATGTTTTTCCGAAGCGAAATGTTCTGGGCTTCATCGGGTCGGGTCTGCACTGGTATCAGTCATGGCATCTCGATGACCTGGTCAAAAAGCTGAATCTGACAAGGGTCCTCCCTGAATCAATGAGGGAAATGGAGGCTATCATGCCTGAGGTCCTCTCCGGTAAACGAAAAGAAGAAACCACGGCGGTCAAAGAAGGGGAGACCCGCTTCAAAGTCGCCTTTTTCACAGGATGTGTCATGGACACCTTCTTCAGGAAAGTCAATGATCTCAGTATGAAGCTTCTTACGGCATCGGGCTGTGAGGTTCACTTCATTGAAGAGCAAACATGCTGCGGCGCGCTTCATCAGCATAGTGGTGAAAGGGACAAAGCAAAGGAACTCGCAATGGCCAATATTGAGGCATTCGAACAACTGGATGTTGATTTCGTCGTCAACAGCATAGGAGGCTGCGGGGCAGCCATGGTCGAATATCATCATCTTTTCGAGCCGGAGGACGCATGGTATGACCGGGCAAAGCAATTCGCTTTGAAATCGAAGGATATCAGTACGATCCTTCACCAAGTGGACCTTCCTTTCAAGGAAGGGGCTCCTTTGAACGTTGCGTACCAGCCTTCCTGCCACTTAACGAATGTCCAGCGTGTCGTAGACGAACCCCAGGAGCTCATCTCGAAGATCCCGGGGGTTAAGTTCCTCCCGTATCCCGATATGAATATGTGCTGCGGATCAGCCGGCATCTATAATCTGGTGCATTATGAAGAATCCATGGAAATCCTGGATATGAAAATGAAAAATATCTCATCGGTCCACCCGGATGTGATCCTCACCTCTAATCCAGGCTGCCATCTCCAGATGCTCCTTGGGGTCAAAAGGGAAGGTCTTGAAGGCAAGGTCAGGGTGATGCATCTCGTCGAATTGCTAGCAGAATCCTGCAATATCCAATAA
- a CDS encoding FAD-binding oxidoreductase produces MECRHELKATMKDPKRCLEDAADLYSYAYDASFGIFQPDLVLQPMSTEETAAIVKIANIHRVPLYPRGRGTSLSGGPLAVHGGVVLDFSLWDQKLEIHPDDMIAIVSPGVLTGSIDTAAGKHGLMYPPDPSSAHVSTIGGNLAENSGGPRGLKYGVTKDYVIGLEVVTPEGEVIRTGGKTVKNVTGYDLTKLIVGSEGTLGIVTEAILKLIPKPVATKTALVPFKDLVDSGKAISKILTSGILPSKMEIMDQSSLLAVEEYEPLGLPIHAEAVLLLELDGHPEAIAQEMEVVEKVCLDAGAEEVKVARDAIEERELWKARKLVSPAIVKIKPTKISEDATVPRSKIPEMFRRLKIIRDTYGVHLVVFGHAGDGNLHPNIIADQRDAEEMRRVEEAVGEIFKAAVELGGTLSGEHGIGVMKSPFMEMEVGKEGLDMMHRIKRAWDPNNVLNPGKIFPEPGQRLVLSNE; encoded by the coding sequence ATGGAATGCCGTCATGAACTGAAAGCAACCATGAAGGATCCCAAAAGATGCCTCGAGGATGCGGCCGATCTTTATAGCTATGCCTATGATGCATCATTCGGGATCTTCCAGCCGGATCTCGTTCTTCAGCCTATGTCGACGGAAGAAACGGCTGCGATCGTGAAAATCGCCAACATTCACCGTGTGCCGCTGTACCCGAGAGGAAGGGGAACATCTTTGAGTGGTGGGCCCCTTGCCGTCCATGGGGGTGTCGTACTCGATTTTTCCCTTTGGGATCAAAAGCTTGAGATCCACCCTGATGATATGATCGCCATCGTCTCCCCAGGAGTGTTGACCGGGTCCATTGACACCGCAGCCGGTAAGCACGGGCTGATGTATCCGCCTGATCCGAGCTCGGCTCATGTTTCCACTATTGGAGGAAATCTTGCTGAGAACTCCGGTGGACCGAGGGGGTTGAAGTATGGGGTGACGAAGGACTATGTGATCGGTCTTGAGGTGGTCACTCCAGAGGGGGAAGTGATCAGGACCGGTGGGAAGACGGTGAAAAATGTAACCGGTTACGATTTAACCAAGCTCATTGTCGGGTCGGAAGGGACCCTTGGAATTGTGACCGAGGCCATCTTGAAGCTCATTCCGAAACCCGTGGCGACGAAGACGGCCCTTGTTCCTTTCAAGGATCTGGTCGATTCGGGCAAGGCAATCTCAAAAATCCTCACATCCGGGATCCTTCCTTCAAAAATGGAGATCATGGACCAGTCATCCCTCCTTGCGGTAGAGGAATATGAGCCCCTGGGACTTCCAATCCATGCTGAAGCCGTCCTCCTTCTGGAACTCGATGGCCATCCAGAAGCCATTGCTCAAGAGATGGAGGTCGTGGAAAAGGTATGTCTCGACGCGGGAGCTGAAGAGGTGAAAGTCGCCCGGGATGCCATAGAAGAAAGGGAACTGTGGAAGGCGAGGAAACTTGTATCCCCTGCAATTGTCAAAATCAAGCCAACAAAGATCTCAGAAGATGCGACGGTTCCCCGCAGCAAAATCCCGGAGATGTTCAGACGTTTAAAGATCATCAGGGATACCTATGGGGTTCATCTGGTGGTCTTCGGACATGCGGGTGATGGAAACCTTCACCCGAATATCATCGCAGATCAAAGGGATGCCGAGGAAATGCGCCGCGTGGAAGAAGCGGTCGGTGAGATTTTCAAAGCGGCGGTGGAACTAGGGGGAACATTGTCAGGTGAACATGGGATCGGTGTCATGAAATCCCCCTTCATGGAAATGGAAGTCGGCAAGGAAGGCCTTGATATGATGCACCGGATTAAACGCGCATGGGATCCGAATAACGTCCTCAATCCAGGGAAGATCTTCCCGGAGCCAGGTCAAAGGCTGGTGCTGTCCAATGAGTAG